The Streptomyces sp. V4I8 genome includes the window TCGTTCGGCGGGCCCCCGTCACGGTCGTACGGACCTCAGTGCTCGGTGCCGTGCGGCGCGGCCGGTCCGCCGGGCGCCGCCTCGCGGTCGGCGCCCTTCGCCGCCTCGGCCTCGCTGTAGATGTCGGGTTCGAGGTAGATCACGCGGGCGATCGGGACGGCCTCGCGGATGCGGGCCTCGGCGGCGTCGATGGCGGAGGCGATCTCGGTGGCCGTGTCGTCGTGCTGGACGGCGATCTTGGCGGCGACCAGGAGCTCCTCGGGACCGAGGTGGAGCGTGCGCATGTGGATGATGCGGGTGACGACGTCGCCGTCGACGATCGCGGCCTCGATCTTCTGGACGTCCTCGACGCCCGCGGACTCACCGAGCAGCAGCGACTTGGTCTCGATGGCCAGGACGACGGCGATCAGGACGAGCAGGATGCCGATGCAGATGGTGCCGATGCCGTCCCAGACGCCGTCGCCGGTGAGCAGGGCCAGGCTGACACCGCCCAGGGCGAGGACCAGACCGACCAGCGCGCCGAGGTCCTCCAGGAGGACGACGGGCAGTTCGGGGGCCTTGGCGTGGCGGACGAACTCCTTCCAGGACTTCCTGCCCCGGAGGACGTTGGACTCCTTGATGGCCGTACGGAAGGAGAAGGTCTCGGCGATGATCGCGAACACGAGGACGCCGACCGGCCAGTACCAGTGCTCGATCTCGTGCGGGTGCTTGATCTTCTCGTAGCCCTCGTAGAGGGCGAACATGCCGCCGACGGAGAACAGGATGATCGAGACGAGGAAGGCGTAGATGTAGCGCTCGCGGCCGTAGCCGAAGGGGTGCTGCGGGGTCGCCTCGCGTTTGGCCTTCTTGCCGCCGACCAGCAGCAGGGCCTGGTTGCCGGAGTCGGCGAGCGAGTGCACGCCCTCGGCGAGCATCGACGACGAGCCGCTGAACGCGAA containing:
- a CDS encoding cation diffusion facilitator family transporter, translated to MSASGGTKAIVAALAANLAIAAAKFVAFAFSGSSSMLAEGVHSLADSGNQALLLVGGKKAKREATPQHPFGYGRERYIYAFLVSIILFSVGGMFALYEGYEKIKHPHEIEHWYWPVGVLVFAIIAETFSFRTAIKESNVLRGRKSWKEFVRHAKAPELPVVLLEDLGALVGLVLALGGVSLALLTGDGVWDGIGTICIGILLVLIAVVLAIETKSLLLGESAGVEDVQKIEAAIVDGDVVTRIIHMRTLHLGPEELLVAAKIAVQHDDTATEIASAIDAAEARIREAVPIARVIYLEPDIYSEAEAAKGADREAAPGGPAAPHGTEH